CCTGGCGCACGGTGCGCGCCAGGTTGGCCTGGGCACTTTGCAGGCCGACGGCAGCGTCATTCGGGTCGAAATTGACCAGCACCTGGCCTTCGTGGACCAGGTCGCCATCGTCGGCGCCGATGCTGACCACGGTGCCGGTGACCAGCGGGGTGATTTCCACTACGTTGCCGTTTACATAGGCATCGTCGGTGCTTTCGTTGAAGCGCCCGTAAAATTCATACCAGCCCCATACGCCCACGACGCCGAGGATGACGATCAGCGCCAGGCCGATCAGCATGACTTTGCGTTTGCGCGGGTTGCTGTCTTTCGGTTGTTCAGTTGCTTGGGTGTTTTCGGCAGTGGCCATGACAAATACCTCGAATTATTCCGTGCGTGTGGCTGGGGTGGTCGATGCCACGTTGTCGGCGTCGAAGCCGCCGCCCAGGGCCTGCATCAATTGAATCGACAGAGCGATTTGCCCGGCATTCAAGGTCGCCAGCTGACGCTGGGCCTGCAGCAATTGCTGCTCGATGCTGAGCACATCCAGGTAGTTACCGACCCCGGAGCCGTAGCGCTGAACCACGGTGTCGTAGGACTGCTGGGCAATGTCGGTGGCGTGTTGCTGGGCCTGGATCTGCCGGCCGGTTTCGCGCAGTTGCGACAGCGTGTCGCCGATATCGCCCAAGGCCTGCACCAGGGTTTTGTTGTATTGCGCCACCGCCAGGTCGTAGTCGGCGTCACGCGCGTCAAGGTCGGCGCGCAGGCGGCCGCCGTCGAAGATCGGCAGGGAAATAGTCGGTGCGATATTGAAGAAGCGGCTCGGCGAACCAAACATCGCGTCCCCCAGCAACGACTCGGCCCCGGCGCTCGCGCTCAAGTTGAGGTTGGGGTAGAAGCGCGTCTTGCTCGCGGCGATGTCCTTGCTCGCGGCCTCGACCCGCCAGCGCGCGGCGATCAGGTCCGGGCGACGGCCCAACAGTTCGGCGGGCAGCACCGAAGGGACGGCAACGGCGGCGGGTTTCAACACGCTGGGGCGTGCCAGCTCATTGCCGCGATCCGGGCCCTTGCCGAGCAACACCGCCAGGGCGATCTTGGCACTCTGCAGTTGTTTTTCCGCGTCGATCAGTTGCGACTGGGAGCTGGCTTCCAGGCTCTCGGTCTGCTGGTACTGGTATTGGCTGTCGATGCCCGCGCTCAGGCGTCGCTTGCTCAATTCAAGCATTTGCCGGGTGCGCTTGAGGTCATCGGTGGCCAGGTCGCGCACGATATGCGCCTGGCCCAGGTCGCTGTAGGCCTTGGCCACATCGGCGGCAAGGGTCAGGCGCGCGGCCTGCTGGTCGACTTCGGCGGCACGGGCCTGGCCCAACGCGGCTTCCCAGGCGGCGCGCTGGCCACCCCACAGGTCGAAGGTGTAATTGAAGCTGGCGCCAATATTACGCACGGTGGAGTAGGCATCGCCCTCACCGCGCGGGTCTTGGTCCCGGGCCAGGCGCGAGCGGCTGACGCCGGCGCTGGCGTCCAGGGTCGGCATGCGCGCGGCGTTCGCGGCGTAGGCAGCGGCCTGGGCCTGGTGGGCACGGGCGCTGGCCACTTGCATGTCGGGGCTGTTTTGCAGGGCCTCCTGGATCAGGCCGTCGAGTTGCGGGTCGCCGAGGCTTTTCCACCAGTCGGCGCGAGGCCAGGCGGCGTTCGACAGGGCCGCACCGCTCAGGGATTTACCCGCCTGCAAGGTGTTGGCGTCGAGGCGCCGGCCTTGGGTGTCGAGGCCGCTGAAGTTGGCGCAACCGGCCAGGCTCATCGCCGCGAGCACCAGGCAAAGGGCACGTGGGTTCATTATTTACCTACCCGCTGCAGGGTGATGGGGTCACCGGCAGCTATCAGAATTTTCTTGAGAATCCGTTCCAGGGTTTCCAGCTCGCCCGGCTCAAGTGCGCCGGCCAACTGGTTCAACGCTTGCGCGCCGATGTACGGCAGCAGGTCCGCCAGGCGCTGGCCGTCGGGGGTCAGTACCAACTGCACTTGGCGGCGGTCGAGTTCGGAGCGCTTGCGGCTGAGCAAGTCTTTTTGCTCCAGCCGGTCGAGCATGCGGGTCATCGAGCCGCTGTCCAACGACAGGTGGCGACACAGCTCGGCCGGGGTGTCGACGCCGAACTGCGCCATGATGATCAACACCTTGAACTGCGCGGCGGTAATGCCGTGGGGTTCCATATGGGTGTCGATGATGCGGTCCTTGAGGATCGCCGCGCGGCCCAGCAACAAGCCGAGGTGGCAGTTGTGGAAGTTGTCAGGGGTGAAGTGGGACATCGGAAGTCACCTTATTACTGCCTAGGCAGTGAATGTATGACGAGATGTTACTGCCTAGGCAGCGAAAGTCAAATGGAATAATTAGGTTGCTTGGTATTTGTTCAGGAAGGAGGATTGAAAGAGGCCCCATGTGGGAGGGGGCAAGTCGAATCGTCGCCCCGCCCCGCCCACTTTTTTACCGCCTCAGGATCAGAAATCGCGTTTGTAGAAGATATCCAGCGAGCTGGCCACGCCGCTGGCCACTTCCAGGTACACCTTCTTGCTCAGCAGGTAGCGCAAGGCGATGGTGCTGGCCGGTTCGAACACCCCGACGCCGTAACGCAGGCTGAGTTTCTCGGTGATCTTGCCGCTGGCCACCACCGCCGTGTTGTTACCACTGCCCTGGGTGTCGAGTTCAAAGTCCTTGATGCCCAGGTTCCTGGCCAGGTCGGATGTCACCCCTGCGCTGCCCATCAAGCCCAGGCCCAGGGCGGCTTGGGCGAGCATGTTGTTGTCTTCGCCAGTGGTGCTCAGCGGGCGGCCCAGCACCAGGTAGGACAGCGCCTGCTCCTGGCTCATGGCCGGTTCCGAGAAGATTTGCGTGGTGGGTTGTTCGGCGCTGCCGCTGAGGCGGATGCCGGCCACCACGTCGTCGGTCTTGCGGATGGCTTCGATATCCAGGTACGGCTGGTCCAGGGGCCCGGCGAACAGCAGGCGCGCGCGGCGTACGTCGAGTTTCTGGCCATAGGCGCGATAGCGGCCGTCGTTGAGCCACAACTCGCCACGGGTGTCTAGGTTGTCGCCGATATGCACGTGGCCCTGCACCTTGGCGGTCAGGCCGAAGCCGGAGAAATTGAGCTGGTCGTCACCCACCGCCACGTCGATATCCATAGCCATGGCCATCGGCGGCTTGCCCTCTTCGGTCTGGCTGCCAATGATGATCGTGTCGTCCGACACCTTGACGGTCGACGGCGGCAGTTCGCGCACGGTGATGTCACCACGGGGGATCCGCACCTTGCCGACGATGGCGAGTTTGTCATCCTTGAGGCTGATGTTCAGGTCGGGCGCCACTTCGAGCACCGCGTAGGGCTCCACCGTCACCGGCAACTGCGAACCTTGCAGGCTCAGGTCCACTGCCAGGGCCTGGCCCCAGTCGATCCGGCCCTTGAGGCTGCCCTGCCCGGCCTTGCCGCTGCGCCAGCCACCGTTGAGCTGCACGCTTTCACCGGCGATCAACGCCTGCACATTCAAGCCTTCGAGGCTGATGGGCAGTTCCGGCCCGGAAATTTCGCCGCCCACCAGATTCACGCTGCCGTTGACCTGCGGCGCCAATAGCCCCCCAGAGATGCGTCCATTGCCGTTGAGCGTGCCGCCGAGGGTTTCCACCATCGGTACAAAGGGTCGCGCCACGGCCAGGTCGAGGCCGACGAGGCTGAAGTTGCCCGTCATCGGCTTGCTCTTCGGCAATGGGTTGATCTGCGCCTGCACCAGCAACTCACCCAGCTTGCCACCGCGCAGGTTCAGTTGTGTGTGGATGCGCTTGGGATTGAGGGTGGTTTCCAGCTTGAGCGTGTCATACGGGAAATCCAGCCACTGGTCTTTGTCCTTGACGCGCAAGGTGCCGCCACTGGCATCCACCGAGACCAGGCCCTTGGGGCCACTGTTGGGCAGGTCCAACTGCAGGTCGGCGTTGAGCTTGCCCTGCCAGGCGAAGTCTTTAGGCAAAAACGCCGCGAGGCTGTCGAGGGGGAATTGCTTGAGGTGGTAACGCAGTTTGGGCTCAGGCATCAGCCGCTGGTCTTCGCCGCAAAGGCTGGCAGGACCGGACACCCAGCAATGCGCAGCAAAGGTCAGCTTGCCATCGGCCAGGCGCTCGATTTTCGCCGGGGCTTGCAGTTTCCAGTCCTGGCCGCCGGCTTGCACATCACCACTGGCCAGGCGCCCGCGCCAGTTGCCCTTGTCGAGGTTGCCGTCCAGGGCCAGGGCCAGTTTGAGCAACGGGCCGGCCAGGTCCAGTTGGACTTTTTGCGTGTTGATATCGCCCTGGGCGGCGGCGGTGAGCGTGCCCAGTTGGGTCTCGCCGCTTTGAATGCCGCTGCCCTTGAGATCGATGGTCGCGCGCTGGGCATTATCCAGGGTGGCGCCGAGGCTCAGGCTTTGCAGGCGGTTGTCGGCAAACGCCAGTTGCTGGCCCTTGAGGTCGAGTTTGCCGTGGGGCGCCTTGAGGCTGCCGGCCACATCGAGACGACCGTTGACCTGCCCACGCAACTGCGGCCACAGCTGGGCCAGACGCGCGAGCTTGATGTCGATTTGCCCGGCCAGACGTTGTTGCAGGCTGCCGCTGCCATTGATGCGGTTGTCACCCAGGCGGATATCCAGGTTCGCCAAGGTCCATTGCTCGCCGGCGCCATCGGCCTTGGCCGCCAGCACTGCCGTTTGCCCCCGCAAGCGCCCCTTGAGGTCGAGGTCGGCGTTGAGCTTGAGCTGCTCATTCTTGAACTCGCCTTTGCTGCGCAGCGGCCCGGCCAGCGTACCGGGCAGTTCAGCCACCCAGTACGCCGGGTTCAGCGCCGACAGGTCCAACGCCGTATCCCAGGCGATGCCATCGGCGAACTGCAGGTTCAGGTGGCCTTCGGCCTTGCCCTGGCCTGCGGTCAGTTTCAGCTCGGGCAGGAAGACTTGCTTAAGATCACCGCTGAACGGGGTGACTACATTGAACTTGCCCGCCGGGCCGTCGAGGTCGGCCTTGAGGTTGCCGAGGTAGTTGCCATCTTTGTAGGAGATCTCACCGTTGAAGGTGCGCAATGTTACCTGCGGCGCGTCGATCAGCGGATAAAGGCGATGCCACGGGAAGTCGATCCAATCGATCCTGGCGTCGGCACTGAAGCCTTGTTGCCAATCCAGCTGGGCGCTGAGTTTAACGCTCTGTTTATCCCCGGCAGTCAGGTCCAGGCCGGCGATCTGTGCGCCCTTGGCGTCGACCTTACCTTGCAGCAGCAGGTCTATCGGGCCTTTTTCCGCCGGCAGCGCGGCTTTGCCCAGCAGTTGATAGCCCTTTTTCAGGTCGCCTCGGGCGCTGAGGTTGAGCTGATTGAGTTGCAAGGTGTCGGGCAAATCGGCGCTGGGCTTGAAACCGTCAGCCTTGATATGCACGGTTGCCGGCAGGTTTTCCACCAAGGGTTGCAGCTCGCCGGTGAGCTTGGCTGCCAAGTAGCCGCTGCTATCGGCGTCGAGCTTGAGGGTATCGAGCAGGTTGCCATCGACCTTGAGGGCGATTTTCCAAGGCGCGCCGCCGGGCGCGTAAGGCAGGCTCAGGTTGCCGCTGGCAGTCAACGGCCAATCGCCGGTGGGTTGCAGCAGGCCGGTGAGGTCCAACGCCAGGTCGTCGCGCTGCAGTTGCACCGAATCGATCTGCAGGCCGGCGGCGGTCCAATGCGCCGCCAATTGCAGACCCTTGAGCTCCTCGCTGCCGTTGAACAGCAGGCTAGCGACGCGAATGTCGCCCAACTGCAGGGCAACCGGCAACGTCAAATCCGGCAACGTGATGGGGCCGCTGCTGTCTTCGGTACTCGGTGGAAATTGCAGGCTGACCTGCTCCACATCCAACCGGTTGATGCACAGCGTCATGCGCAGCAGGCAGGCCGGCGCCCAATCGAAGGTCGGCGCAGTCAGCTCCACGCGGCTGCTGCCTTGCTGCCACAGCAGATGATCGGCGCGCCACTGCCCACCCAAGTGGCCCTGGAAGTTCTCCACGCTCACCCCCGGCAAGCGGCCCAAGGCCCAGCGACTGCCCGCCTGGGTACCGAGTACCACCCACAGCGCCAGCACTACCACGGCGAGGACAGCGACAAGCGCCAGCCCCGCGATTTTCAAACCACGCATCACAACTCAGGCCCCATGGAAAAGTGCAAACGAATGCCGCCCGGGTCTTGCAGGGCATGGGCCAGGTCAAGGCGGATCGGGCCGACGGGCGACACCCAGCGAACACCGATGCCGACCCCGGTTTTCAAGCTCGGCAGCTCCAGGTTGTTGAAGGAATTGCCTTGGTCGATAAACGTCGCGATCCGCCATTTGTCGGCAATCGAATATTGATACTCGGCGCTCAACGCCACCATGTAGCGGCCACCGATGCGGTCGCCGCGATCGTTTTCGGGGGACAAGGTCTGGTACTCGTAGCCGCGCACGCTCTGGTCGCCACCGGCAAAGAAGCGCAGCGACGGCGGTACCGACTTGTAGCCATTGGTGGCGCTGCCGCCGAACTGGGCCCGCGCCAGGAAACGGTGGTTGTCCCACAAGGTGGTGAGGCCTTTGACCATGGCCGTGCCGTAAAGCAGGTTGGTGTCCGAACCCAAGCCTTCCTTGGCCACCCGGGTATCCAATTGCAGGCGGTAGCCGTGGTGAGGGTCGATGCGGTTGTCGCTGCGCAGGTAGGAATAACTGACACCCGGCATCACCAGGTTACTCAGGCCCGAGTCATCGCCCAGGCGATATTCCTCGCGCTGGTACTTGAGCGAGATCACCCGGGTCCAGCCGCTGGGCAACTTGCTGTGCCATTCCGGGCCCACGGTGAGCAATTTACTCAGGGTGTCGGTGTTGGCCAGTTCTTCATTCTGGTAGCCACCGGCGAAACGCAGTTTGTCGGTAAGCGGTGGGTCCAGCGGGATGTCGTACCACAGCCCGACGTTCTGCCGCGGCGCCGACAGTTCGGTTTCCCAGCCATAACTGTGGCCTTGGGGGTTGACCCAGTGGCGCGTCCAGTTGGCTTTGCCGCGCGGCCCGACGTCGGTGGAAAACCCCAGGCCCAGGCCCATGGTGCGTGGCTTGCGGGTTTGCAGGCGTACGGCGACCGGGATGACATCGTTGGCCGACGCCGCCGGAGCGGCGTCCACGCGCACGCCCTCGAAAAAGCCGCTGGCTTGCAGGTTCTGGTTGAGTTCGGCGATCAGTTCGGAGTCGTATGGGTCGCCGGCCTTGAAGGGCACCATGCGTTGCAGCAGCTCTTCGTCGAACGGCGTGTCGCCGGCGAAGTTGACCTTGCCCAGGGTGTAGCGCGGGCCGCTGTCGTAGACAAGTTCGATATCGGCAACGCCGGCCTGGGGGTCCACCGCCAGTTTCTGACGGGTAAACCGCCCGCTGAAAAAACCGTAGCGCGAGGCCTGGTTCTGGATCAGCCGCTTGGCGTCTTCGTAGTGGCCATGGTTGAGCACGGCGCCGGAAATGAGGTCGTTGCTGGCGGGCACGCGAAACGCCTTGAGGTTCGCGGCCGGGCCATCGACCCGCAAGGTCACGTTACGTAAATGCACCGGTTCGCCGGGGTCGATGGTGAGGATCAGGCGCGGGTTCTTGCCGCCCTTCACGTCACTTTCGATCTGTGGCTGATAAAAGCCCAACGCCTGGGCGGCTTTGCGCGCCTGCTCCTCGGCGCCACGGCTGAACCGTAGCAAGGCCTCTTCATCACGATCGCCCACCCCGCCGATATAGCCTTCGATGTTGGCTTTCAACGCGTCGTTCGAGGGTTTGATCCGCACGTCCAATTCGCTTTGTGCAAATGCGCCGCAGCTTGTGAACAGCAGAACCAAGCCGCTGGTAAATCTTCCTGGAAATCTCATAGGCGCGGATGCTACACGAGCTGAAGAGTTACGTTGAACTGAGAATTATCTGAATAATTCTGTTCTAAGCCGTTGTCGCCTGTAACGACTGCGGGTTGGGATGGAAAAACACGTGCTCCAGGATAGGCCCTACAGCCACTTCGCCGATTTCCTCGTAGCCCTGGCGTTTATAGAAATCCAGATACCGTGAGTTTCCGGTATCCAGCACCACCCCGGACGAATGCGGGTCGTCGGCGCACCAGTTGTGGACCGCCTCCAGCAACTGCTCGCCGTAGTGCTTGCCCTGGAACTGTGGGTGAATACCCAACAATGGCAGCACGTGCACCGACTCGCTGGGCAGGCACGCCAGCACCGCGTGATGGTAGTCGAGGTAACGCCGCGTACCGCGTACGCCGGTGCTCAGCCACATGCGCAACTGCCAGGCCCAGCTCTCGGTAATTCCCAGGCGCCGTTGCGGCGGGGCGATCAGGGCAATACCGATCAGCCGATCATTCACGAACAGCCCAATGGCAGGCAGCTTCTGGAAAAAGTGTTGCTTGACCAGTTCGCGCACCGTGGCGCGTACCCGTTGTTCATAGCCGGTACGCTCTGCTTCGAAGATATAGGCGAACGTCGGCTCATGCCGATAAGCCTGGTACAGCAGTGAGCGGGCCTCGCGGGAGTACCCGCTGTTGAGCAGGCGGATTTCAGCAACGGCAGTCGAAGTTTCAGGCATACGGTCAATCTCCCTGGGCGCCATTTAAACGATGGCGTTCGTATGGGTACGAACCTGCGCGGCACAAATCGTTCTCAGACCTTAGCAGTGCAACTGTGCTACCGCCACGCTGGCCCCCGTCTGACTTGTCGGCTAGCATCGCCCTTTTGCCAGGACCGGACTGCCGACCATGAAAATCGTCTCCTTCAATATCAACGGGCTGCGCGCCCGCCCCCATCAGTTGGCGGCGCTGATTGAAAAGCACCAACCGGATGTGATCGGCCTGCAGGAAACCAAAGTCCACGACGATCAGTTCCCCCTGGCCGAAGTACAGGCCCTTGGCTACCACGTGTATTACCACGGCCAAAAAGGCCATTACGGGGTGGCCTTGCTTTCGCGCAAGGAAGCACTGAGCGTGAACAAAGGTTTTGCCAGCGATGAAGAAGACGCCCAGCGCCGCTTTATCTGGGGCACCTTCGCCGATGAAAACGGCCAGCCGATCACCATCATGAATGGCTATTTCCCTCAAGGCGAAAGCCGCGACCACCCTACCAAGTTTCCGGCCAAGCAACGGTTCTACGAAGATTTGCAGCACCTGCTGGAAAGCCAGTTCAGCAATGACCAGGCGCTGGTGGTGATGGGCGACGTGAATATTTCCCCGGAAGATTGCGACATTGGCATCGGCCCCGACAACGCCAAGCGCTGGCTGAAAACCGGCAAGTGCAGCTTCCTGCCGGAAGAGCGCGAGTGGATGGCCCGCTTGAAGAACTGGGGCCTGGTGGACAGCTTCCGCCACCTCAACCCGGACGTGGCCGACCGCTTCAGCTGGTTCGACTACCGCAGCCGTGGGTTTGAAGATGAGCCCAAGCGTGGGCTGCGCATTGACGTGATCATGGCGTCCACTGGCCTGGTGCAGCGGGTCAAGGATGCCGGGGTGGATTACGATTTGCGCGGCCTGGAAAAGCCGTCGGACCATGCGCCGATCTGGCTTGAACTGAGCTGATCCCCCTCACCGTCTTGGGTTGAATGTGGGAGGGCTTTCCCACATTTGATCGCTTGATTGCCAGTCACATTATTGCAATCCAACTGACTTAATCTCGCGGCACTCCCTTTGGCTTGAGAAGGTGCCGGCATGACGCTGCGCGTTCTGTTTCTGTTGTGTTGCGCGGTGCCCCTCTGCGCCATGGCCACTCCCCTACCCGTCCCCGAACAAGGCCCCGCGTTGCGCATCCAGGGCTCCAACACCATCGGCGCGGCGCTGGGACCTGCGTTGGCCAAGGGATTGATGGAGCAACAGGGCTTGCAGGCGATACACACTGAGCCGGCCAGCGCCAACGAGCAGCGTGTGATCGGCAAGACTCGCCAGGGGAAGTCGGTCACTGTCGAAGTGGCGGCTCATGGTTCCAGCACGGGTTTTGCTGCGCTGAAAAACTCCACGGCCGACCTCGCGGCTTCATCCCGCCCGATCAAGGACAATGAGCTGGTCGACCTCGAGCCCCTCGGCGACCTGAAAAGCCCCGGTGCCGAACAGGTGATCGCCATTGACGGCTTGGCGATCATCCTCAACCCGCAAAACCCGCTGAATACCTTGAACACCGAGCAACTGGCGCAAGTCTTCAACGGTGAAGTCAGCACCTGGGAGGCGCTGGGCGGTATCGGCGGGCCTATCCATGTGTATGCGCGGGATGATCAGTCCGGCACCTACGACACTTTCAAGGAACTGGTGCTGCGCTTGCGTGGCAAGCCCCTCGTCGCCTCGGCCAAGCGTTTCGAGTCGAGCGAGCAGTTGTCGGATGCGGTGAGCCAGGACGCCCAAGGCATCGGGTTTATCGGCCTGCCCTATGTACGCCAGGCCAAGGCCGTGGCGATTGTGGACGGCGACTCACAACCCATGTTGCCGCTCAACAGCCTGATTGCCACCGAGGATTACCCACTGTCCCGGCGGCTGTTCTTTTATTTGCCGCCGGCAGGCCACAACCCATGGGCCAAGGCACTGGTGGAGTTTGCCCAGAGCAGCAAGGGCCAGGCCATCGTCGCGGCCAACGGGTTTATCGCGCAGCAGGTGCAGGCGATGGCGGTGCAAGCGCGCGGGTCGATGCCCGAGGACTATCAAGCCATCGCCCGCGATGCCCAGCGGCTGACGGTGAATTTTCGTTTCGAAGAAGGCAGCGCCAGCCTGGATAACAAAGCGCGCCAGGATCTGCAGCGGGTGGTGGCGTACCTGCGCAACCACGCCAAGCTGGATAAACAGGTGACACTGGTGGGGTTCGGCGACGCCAAGAATGACCCGCAGCGGGCCGCGTTGCTGTCGAAGCTGAGGGCGATGGCGGTGCGTCGCGAGTTGGTAAAAAACGGCGTGGTGCTCAGGGACATTCGCGGGTTTGGCGCGCAGATGCCGGTGGCGGCGAATACCGCGGATGAAGGCCGGATCAAGAATCGGCGGGTGGAGGTCTGGGTGTATTAAAACCTGAGCCTTGCGGGGCTCAGGCTTGCTCCCGATACAGGCGACGCGATCTTACTGCCCGCCGCGCATCAGCTCTTTGGGCACGTACTTGCCGATCTCGAATTTGCCGATGGCTGCGCGGTGCACTTCGTCCGGGCCGTCGGCCAGGCGCAGGGTACGTTGCATGGCGTACATGTAGGCCAGCGGGAAGTCATTGGACACGCCCGCTCCGCCATGGATCTGA
This region of Pseudomonas asgharzadehiana genomic DNA includes:
- a CDS encoding efflux transporter outer membrane subunit, encoding MNPRALCLVLAAMSLAGCANFSGLDTQGRRLDANTLQAGKSLSGAALSNAAWPRADWWKSLGDPQLDGLIQEALQNSPDMQVASARAHQAQAAAYAANAARMPTLDASAGVSRSRLARDQDPRGEGDAYSTVRNIGASFNYTFDLWGGQRAAWEAALGQARAAEVDQQAARLTLAADVAKAYSDLGQAHIVRDLATDDLKRTRQMLELSKRRLSAGIDSQYQYQQTESLEASSQSQLIDAEKQLQSAKIALAVLLGKGPDRGNELARPSVLKPAAVAVPSVLPAELLGRRPDLIAARWRVEAASKDIAASKTRFYPNLNLSASAGAESLLGDAMFGSPSRFFNIAPTISLPIFDGGRLRADLDARDADYDLAVAQYNKTLVQALGDIGDTLSQLRETGRQIQAQQHATDIAQQSYDTVVQRYGSGVGNYLDVLSIEQQLLQAQRQLATLNAGQIALSIQLMQALGGGFDADNVASTTPATRTE
- a CDS encoding MarR family winged helix-turn-helix transcriptional regulator, yielding MSHFTPDNFHNCHLGLLLGRAAILKDRIIDTHMEPHGITAAQFKVLIIMAQFGVDTPAELCRHLSLDSGSMTRMLDRLEQKDLLSRKRSELDRRQVQLVLTPDGQRLADLLPYIGAQALNQLAGALEPGELETLERILKKILIAAGDPITLQRVGK
- a CDS encoding translocation/assembly module TamB domain-containing protein, which codes for MRGLKIAGLALVAVLAVVVLALWVVLGTQAGSRWALGRLPGVSVENFQGHLGGQWRADHLLWQQGSSRVELTAPTFDWAPACLLRMTLCINRLDVEQVSLQFPPSTEDSSGPITLPDLTLPVALQLGDIRVASLLFNGSEELKGLQLAAHWTAAGLQIDSVQLQRDDLALDLTGLLQPTGDWPLTASGNLSLPYAPGGAPWKIALKVDGNLLDTLKLDADSSGYLAAKLTGELQPLVENLPATVHIKADGFKPSADLPDTLQLNQLNLSARGDLKKGYQLLGKAALPAEKGPIDLLLQGKVDAKGAQIAGLDLTAGDKQSVKLSAQLDWQQGFSADARIDWIDFPWHRLYPLIDAPQVTLRTFNGEISYKDGNYLGNLKADLDGPAGKFNVVTPFSGDLKQVFLPELKLTAGQGKAEGHLNLQFADGIAWDTALDLSALNPAYWVAELPGTLAGPLRSKGEFKNEQLKLNADLDLKGRLRGQTAVLAAKADGAGEQWTLANLDIRLGDNRINGSGSLQQRLAGQIDIKLARLAQLWPQLRGQVNGRLDVAGSLKAPHGKLDLKGQQLAFADNRLQSLSLGATLDNAQRATIDLKGSGIQSGETQLGTLTAAAQGDINTQKVQLDLAGPLLKLALALDGNLDKGNWRGRLASGDVQAGGQDWKLQAPAKIERLADGKLTFAAHCWVSGPASLCGEDQRLMPEPKLRYHLKQFPLDSLAAFLPKDFAWQGKLNADLQLDLPNSGPKGLVSVDASGGTLRVKDKDQWLDFPYDTLKLETTLNPKRIHTQLNLRGGKLGELLVQAQINPLPKSKPMTGNFSLVGLDLAVARPFVPMVETLGGTLNGNGRISGGLLAPQVNGSVNLVGGEISGPELPISLEGLNVQALIAGESVQLNGGWRSGKAGQGSLKGRIDWGQALAVDLSLQGSQLPVTVEPYAVLEVAPDLNISLKDDKLAIVGKVRIPRGDITVRELPPSTVKVSDDTIIIGSQTEEGKPPMAMAMDIDVAVGDDQLNFSGFGLTAKVQGHVHIGDNLDTRGELWLNDGRYRAYGQKLDVRRARLLFAGPLDQPYLDIEAIRKTDDVVAGIRLSGSAEQPTTQIFSEPAMSQEQALSYLVLGRPLSTTGEDNNMLAQAALGLGLMGSAGVTSDLARNLGIKDFELDTQGSGNNTAVVASGKITEKLSLRYGVGVFEPASTIALRYLLSKKVYLEVASGVASSLDIFYKRDF
- a CDS encoding autotransporter assembly complex protein TamA, with translation MRFPGRFTSGLVLLFTSCGAFAQSELDVRIKPSNDALKANIEGYIGGVGDRDEEALLRFSRGAEEQARKAAQALGFYQPQIESDVKGGKNPRLILTIDPGEPVHLRNVTLRVDGPAANLKAFRVPASNDLISGAVLNHGHYEDAKRLIQNQASRYGFFSGRFTRQKLAVDPQAGVADIELVYDSGPRYTLGKVNFAGDTPFDEELLQRMVPFKAGDPYDSELIAELNQNLQASGFFEGVRVDAAPAASANDVIPVAVRLQTRKPRTMGLGLGFSTDVGPRGKANWTRHWVNPQGHSYGWETELSAPRQNVGLWYDIPLDPPLTDKLRFAGGYQNEELANTDTLSKLLTVGPEWHSKLPSGWTRVISLKYQREEYRLGDDSGLSNLVMPGVSYSYLRSDNRIDPHHGYRLQLDTRVAKEGLGSDTNLLYGTAMVKGLTTLWDNHRFLARAQFGGSATNGYKSVPPSLRFFAGGDQSVRGYEYQTLSPENDRGDRIGGRYMVALSAEYQYSIADKWRIATFIDQGNSFNNLELPSLKTGVGIGVRWVSPVGPIRLDLAHALQDPGGIRLHFSMGPEL
- a CDS encoding GNAT family N-acetyltransferase; this encodes MPETSTAVAEIRLLNSGYSREARSLLYQAYRHEPTFAYIFEAERTGYEQRVRATVRELVKQHFFQKLPAIGLFVNDRLIGIALIAPPQRRLGITESWAWQLRMWLSTGVRGTRRYLDYHHAVLACLPSESVHVLPLLGIHPQFQGKHYGEQLLEAVHNWCADDPHSSGVVLDTGNSRYLDFYKRQGYEEIGEVAVGPILEHVFFHPNPQSLQATTA
- the xthA gene encoding exodeoxyribonuclease III, yielding MKIVSFNINGLRARPHQLAALIEKHQPDVIGLQETKVHDDQFPLAEVQALGYHVYYHGQKGHYGVALLSRKEALSVNKGFASDEEDAQRRFIWGTFADENGQPITIMNGYFPQGESRDHPTKFPAKQRFYEDLQHLLESQFSNDQALVVMGDVNISPEDCDIGIGPDNAKRWLKTGKCSFLPEEREWMARLKNWGLVDSFRHLNPDVADRFSWFDYRSRGFEDEPKRGLRIDVIMASTGLVQRVKDAGVDYDLRGLEKPSDHAPIWLELS
- a CDS encoding substrate-binding domain-containing protein codes for the protein MTLRVLFLLCCAVPLCAMATPLPVPEQGPALRIQGSNTIGAALGPALAKGLMEQQGLQAIHTEPASANEQRVIGKTRQGKSVTVEVAAHGSSTGFAALKNSTADLAASSRPIKDNELVDLEPLGDLKSPGAEQVIAIDGLAIILNPQNPLNTLNTEQLAQVFNGEVSTWEALGGIGGPIHVYARDDQSGTYDTFKELVLRLRGKPLVASAKRFESSEQLSDAVSQDAQGIGFIGLPYVRQAKAVAIVDGDSQPMLPLNSLIATEDYPLSRRLFFYLPPAGHNPWAKALVEFAQSSKGQAIVAANGFIAQQVQAMAVQARGSMPEDYQAIARDAQRLTVNFRFEEGSASLDNKARQDLQRVVAYLRNHAKLDKQVTLVGFGDAKNDPQRAALLSKLRAMAVRRELVKNGVVLRDIRGFGAQMPVAANTADEGRIKNRRVEVWVY